The following are from one region of the Staphylococcus schleiferi genome:
- a CDS encoding DUF4097 family beta strand repeat-containing protein — protein sequence MKKTLKILFLVGLLLFIVGIVGTIYYTFFNQQSKVHYDKIEKKFDTSQIKSLHIEAKGKDVEFTTGNQLKIEGAFTDKKNAIQAKQHQQQLNINIKGNDAVEPRINVNPFKDVERHKVLITIPKSKLDELSLKSAKSAMNIEQLNINKLSVDTDSGSIVINHSQIDTLNAQIGSGFIESESTDYKEILIHNRLGHTDLSDVPIDIPITIENEKGGVEVTYKTQPRNTRFDIQNRYGNVDLEDIENLKHKQVGEGQHRVVIKNKTGYVTFSTDD from the coding sequence ATGAAAAAGACACTCAAGATTTTATTTTTAGTCGGCTTGCTCCTCTTTATCGTTGGTATTGTAGGTACCATCTATTACACCTTTTTTAATCAACAGTCTAAAGTGCACTATGACAAAATAGAGAAGAAGTTTGATACGTCTCAAATAAAATCGCTACATATTGAAGCTAAAGGAAAAGATGTGGAATTTACTACTGGGAATCAACTCAAAATTGAAGGTGCGTTTACTGACAAGAAAAATGCGATTCAAGCTAAGCAACATCAACAACAATTAAATATTAACATTAAAGGAAATGATGCAGTAGAACCTCGTATTAATGTCAATCCTTTTAAAGATGTAGAACGTCATAAAGTGTTAATCACGATTCCAAAATCGAAATTAGATGAACTTTCATTAAAGTCAGCAAAAAGTGCCATGAATATCGAACAATTAAATATCAATAAGTTGAGTGTAGATACAGATTCTGGCTCAATCGTAATCAATCATAGTCAGATCGATACGCTGAATGCGCAAATAGGTTCTGGTTTTATAGAAAGCGAATCAACAGATTATAAAGAGATACTCATTCATAACCGTTTAGGTCATACAGATTTAAGTGATGTACCAATAGATATTCCGATAACAATTGAAAATGAAAAAGGAGGCGTCGAAGTCACTTATAAAACACAGCCCCGTAATACGAGATTCGATATACAAAATCGCTATGGGAATGTCGATTTAGAAGATATTGAAAACTTAAAGCATAAGCAAGTTGGTGAAGGACAGCATCGGGTCGTTATTAAAAATAAGACGGGTTATGTTACTTTTTCAACTGATGATTAA
- a CDS encoding HAAS signaling domain-containing protein, producing MTKNEYLALLYEHLKNMSETEKQDIVSEYENHFIEGLNDGKTEQQIVKMLGHPKDMAKAINAESAVGEAEKHKGFSNTGQAIITVLGLSVINFILITGPLLIYISLLISLAFVGLIGLAAPFLVFYQQKFTTALVLISDWFAAIGWLGLGIMLVVLIIIIVKWSYLIVIKYLKWNIQLIKRGDQS from the coding sequence ATGACAAAGAATGAATATTTAGCCTTACTTTATGAGCATTTGAAAAATATGTCTGAAACAGAGAAACAGGATATTGTCTCAGAATACGAAAATCATTTTATTGAAGGTTTGAATGATGGCAAAACTGAACAACAAATCGTCAAGATGCTAGGTCATCCTAAAGATATGGCGAAAGCAATTAATGCTGAAAGTGCAGTAGGTGAAGCAGAAAAGCACAAGGGTTTTTCTAATACGGGACAAGCAATTATAACTGTATTAGGGTTGAGCGTTATTAATTTTATTTTAATTACAGGTCCATTATTGATATACATTAGTTTGCTTATCAGCCTTGCATTCGTAGGACTCATTGGCTTGGCAGCCCCTTTTTTAGTGTTCTATCAACAAAAGTTTACAACAGCCCTTGTTTTAATTTCAGATTGGTTTGCAGCGATAGGGTGGCTTGGCTTAGGTATCATGCTCGTCGTTTTAATCATTATTATTGTGAAATGGAGTTACTTGATTGTCATTAAATATTTAAAATGGAATATTCAATTGATCAAGAGAGGTGATCAATCATGA
- a CDS encoding ABC transporter ATP-binding protein: MTLKVEQVTKKFKQFVAVDDISFELQKGKMLGFLGRNGAGKTTTFRMILGLSEPTEGKITYEGKKIDKTMYDIIGYLPEERGLHPKLTVTEELKYLATLKGMKNADIKKALDYWLARFQITENRHKKIEALSKGNQQKVQLLASMIHEPSLLILDEPFSGLDPVNVELLKDAVKGLNAKGTTIIFSSHRMEHVEELCDDICILNRGQMVVQGDIQQVKHQAGYQRLVVDAPYDLSEAAQLPGVLHYETHRSEKHFTIESETVAEAIFQIVQQKGYAKRFQLMEPTINEIFIEKVGDKNA, translated from the coding sequence ATGACGTTAAAAGTAGAGCAGGTCACGAAAAAGTTCAAACAATTTGTGGCAGTAGATGATATTTCGTTTGAACTTCAAAAAGGTAAAATGTTGGGCTTTTTAGGCCGAAATGGTGCGGGTAAGACGACGACATTTCGTATGATTTTGGGATTATCTGAACCGACTGAAGGCAAAATTACATACGAAGGTAAAAAGATAGATAAGACGATGTATGACATAATTGGCTATTTACCAGAAGAAAGAGGATTACATCCTAAATTGACTGTAACAGAAGAACTCAAATATTTAGCGACTTTAAAAGGGATGAAAAATGCGGATATTAAAAAAGCTTTAGATTACTGGTTAGCGCGCTTTCAAATTACAGAAAACCGTCATAAAAAAATAGAAGCGCTATCTAAAGGAAACCAACAGAAAGTACAATTGCTTGCAAGTATGATTCATGAACCGTCACTATTGATTTTGGATGAGCCATTTAGTGGGTTAGACCCAGTTAATGTAGAGTTGTTAAAAGATGCTGTAAAAGGTCTTAACGCCAAAGGGACGACGATTATCTTTAGCTCACATCGTATGGAACATGTCGAAGAGCTCTGCGATGATATATGCATATTAAATCGTGGACAGATGGTTGTACAAGGGGACATTCAACAAGTGAAACATCAAGCAGGCTATCAACGTCTTGTCGTCGATGCGCCTTATGACTTATCAGAAGCGGCGCAACTTCCGGGTGTTTTACATTATGAAACCCATCGCTCAGAAAAACATTTTACAATTGAAAGTGAAACTGTGGCAGAAGCAATATTTCAAATCGTTCAACAAAAAGGTTATGCGAAACGTTTTCAACTAATGGAACCAACGATTAATGAAATCTTTATAGAGAAGGTAGGTGACAAAAATGCATAA
- a CDS encoding YfcC family protein — MKNKLKKLKMPHTYALLMMVIVVAALLTYLIPAGTFERKKVNSQTVVVPDSYHVLPSHPASLLDIFRAVPEGLISGGEIVFYIFLVGGAFGVVHKSGAIEAGIRRLMTQLGQFKVLMIPLTMLMFSILGFSIGLAEETIIFVPIGIIIARTLGYDALTGAAIVILGAASGFIGGMLNPFTVGVAQSVAELPLFSGWGLRSIIYIFILLAAMVVVMRYARRVKRSPEQSIVYKLEQEEVDRHQQEAVPSFSRRQFVSLLFIVGAIGLNIFGIFKFGWTFNEMSANFLLAGLLAGFVAGLGFNGTFDALLEGMKNVLFGAMIVGFAKGIIVILENGKIIDTIVYFMTSMLEGLPSVVTIIGMFIFQFFLNFFIPSGSGQALTTMPLLVPISDLLEVNRQITVLAFQYGDAISNSLFPTSAVLMGALAVANISYTQWIKFVWKLILAWVVICAVAMSVAYLVGY; from the coding sequence ATGAAAAACAAGCTGAAAAAACTTAAAATGCCACATACGTATGCTTTATTGATGATGGTGATTGTGGTGGCTGCACTATTGACTTATCTGATACCGGCGGGTACATTTGAACGAAAAAAGGTCAATAGTCAGACGGTTGTTGTGCCTGATTCTTATCATGTATTACCTTCACACCCTGCAAGTTTATTGGATATCTTTCGTGCTGTACCAGAAGGATTAATAAGTGGTGGAGAAATTGTTTTTTATATTTTTTTAGTAGGCGGCGCTTTTGGCGTTGTACATAAGAGCGGTGCAATAGAAGCAGGGATTCGGCGATTGATGACGCAATTAGGGCAGTTTAAAGTGTTAATGATCCCGCTCACTATGTTAATGTTTTCAATTTTAGGTTTTTCAATTGGACTCGCGGAAGAAACGATTATTTTTGTGCCTATCGGGATTATAATTGCACGAACTTTAGGTTACGATGCATTGACGGGGGCGGCAATCGTTATTTTAGGTGCAGCGAGTGGCTTTATTGGAGGGATGCTCAATCCATTTACAGTCGGCGTTGCACAAAGCGTCGCCGAACTCCCACTATTCTCAGGATGGGGATTGCGTTCTATCATTTATATTTTTATTCTGCTGGCCGCAATGGTGGTGGTCATGCGCTATGCGCGACGTGTGAAACGTTCGCCTGAACAGAGTATCGTATACAAATTAGAACAGGAAGAAGTGGATCGTCATCAACAAGAAGCGGTTCCATCATTTTCGCGTAGACAATTCGTCAGCCTATTATTCATTGTTGGCGCTATTGGATTGAATATTTTTGGGATTTTTAAATTCGGTTGGACATTTAATGAAATGAGTGCAAACTTTTTGTTAGCGGGACTCCTTGCTGGCTTTGTAGCTGGATTGGGCTTCAACGGTACATTCGACGCTTTATTAGAGGGCATGAAAAATGTCTTATTTGGTGCAATGATTGTTGGTTTTGCGAAAGGGATTATCGTTATTTTAGAAAACGGAAAGATTATCGATACGATTGTCTATTTCATGACATCAATGTTAGAAGGATTACCATCAGTTGTGACGATTATAGGGATGTTCATTTTTCAATTTTTCCTCAACTTTTTCATTCCATCTGGATCAGGTCAAGCTTTAACTACAATGCCGTTGTTAGTGCCAATTTCAGATTTACTCGAGGTGAATCGACAAATTACAGTTTTAGCTTTTCAATATGGTGATGCAATTAGTAATAGTCTCTTTCCAACATCTGCTGTTCTAATGGGTGCCTTAGCAGTCGCTAATATAAGCTATACACAGTGGATTAAATTTGTATGGAAACTGATACTTGCATGGGTAGTGATATGTGCAGTGGCAATGTCTGTAGCATATTTAGTAGGTTATTAA
- a CDS encoding DNA-3-methyladenine glycosylase: MDFIHRPTIQTAQDLLGVQLIYESEHHTLTGYIVETEAYLGHQDQAAHGFQGKRTPKVESLYQEGGTIYAHTMHRQLLINFVTQTAGVPEGVLIRAIQPEQGIDIMEYNRGKKGYELTNGPGKLTQALQIPRAIDGSKLNIGRLKIDTKHRKYPRAIVAGPRIGIPNKGQWTDEPLRFTVKGNPYVSHMRAKDRLPAHETWKSS, from the coding sequence ATGGATTTTATTCATCGTCCAACGATTCAAACTGCTCAAGACTTATTAGGCGTTCAATTGATTTATGAATCTGAACACCATACGCTTACAGGATATATTGTTGAAACTGAAGCTTATCTCGGCCATCAAGATCAAGCTGCACATGGTTTTCAAGGGAAGCGCACACCGAAAGTCGAATCTCTCTATCAAGAAGGTGGCACGATTTATGCGCATACGATGCACCGACAATTATTAATTAATTTTGTGACCCAAACAGCTGGTGTTCCTGAAGGCGTCCTTATCCGTGCCATTCAACCAGAGCAAGGCATCGATATTATGGAATACAATCGTGGCAAAAAAGGCTATGAATTAACGAACGGGCCGGGAAAATTAACACAAGCATTACAAATTCCGCGTGCAATAGATGGCTCCAAATTGAATATAGGCCGATTAAAAATTGATACAAAACATCGCAAATATCCAAGAGCAATTGTAGCAGGCCCTCGAATTGGCATCCCAAATAAAGGACAGTGGACGGATGAACCGCTACGTTTTACGGTTAAAGGAAACCCCTATGTGTCCCATATGCGTGCGAAAGATCGGTTACCCGCACATGAAACGTGGAAATCTTCGTAA
- a CDS encoding PadR family transcriptional regulator — protein sequence MNIQFKKGALEMIVLLIIKGEAQYGYSLVQNISKRMMIAEGTVYPLLRRLVKEGYLSTYYQPSTEGPARKYYELTELGLVRLNQLKSEWRAFVDIVQLFIEESEQA from the coding sequence ATGAATATACAATTTAAAAAAGGTGCATTAGAAATGATTGTCCTTTTGATTATTAAAGGAGAGGCACAATATGGTTACTCCCTTGTGCAAAACATTTCTAAGCGAATGATGATTGCAGAAGGTACCGTTTATCCCTTATTAAGGCGTTTAGTGAAAGAGGGTTATCTTTCGACATATTATCAACCTTCAACAGAAGGACCAGCAAGAAAATATTATGAATTAACAGAGTTAGGTTTGGTGCGCTTGAATCAATTAAAATCGGAATGGCGTGCGTTTGTAGATATCGTACAACTATTTATAGAAGAGAGTGAGCAAGCATGA
- a CDS encoding DUF805 domain-containing protein: protein MYVTPKVGFVEAYKYFWLNYFNFKGRSRRSEYWWVALWNFLIYVVTFFIAFLCFFIPGAGPILGVILVILIFLYALATIIPNLALQVRRFHDVGFSMWIPMISFIVSIIYNIISDLSPDEDISEGNINGVDTKVTGNLNFDFIPDWLGYTLLSLTIILNIVCLIIALLDSKEQVNKYGPSPKYIEAGHDKGFPNDELKDDASNEESFTSYETSQQKQIEQDPYKY, encoded by the coding sequence ATGTACGTCACGCCGAAAGTTGGCTTTGTAGAGGCCTACAAATATTTTTGGTTAAATTACTTTAACTTCAAAGGGCGAAGTCGTCGAAGTGAATACTGGTGGGTAGCGCTTTGGAATTTTTTGATTTATGTTGTCACATTTTTCATTGCATTCTTATGTTTCTTTATCCCAGGAGCAGGACCCATTTTAGGTGTAATTCTAGTCATTCTTATATTCCTCTATGCGTTAGCAACCATTATTCCTAATTTAGCGTTACAGGTCAGAAGATTTCATGATGTGGGCTTTTCAATGTGGATTCCAATGATTAGTTTTATCGTTAGTATCATTTATAATATTATCAGTGACCTAAGCCCTGATGAAGATATTTCTGAAGGAAACATCAATGGGGTCGATACAAAAGTGACTGGAAACTTGAATTTTGATTTTATTCCAGATTGGTTAGGTTATACTTTACTTAGCCTCACAATCATTTTAAATATTGTGTGTTTAATTATTGCCTTGCTTGATAGTAAGGAACAAGTCAATAAATATGGACCTTCGCCTAAATATATTGAGGCCGGTCATGATAAGGGCTTCCCTAACGATGAACTAAAAGATGATGCTTCAAACGAGGAATCATTCACATCATACGAAACATCACAACAAAAACAAATAGAACAAGATCCTTATAAATATTAA
- the gltS gene encoding sodium/glutamate symporter: protein MIELNSITTLFVACLLLIIGQAIVNKVALFNRLSIPSPVIGGLIFAIISAILSSTGVLHIKLDGDFFRDFFMLAFFTTIGLGASFKLLKLGGKVLIVYWILCGVLATFQNIIGVSMAKVLHIDPLLGLTAGAMSMEGGHGNATAYGQTIQSYGIDSAVTAALAAATLGLVAGGLMGGPVVRYLIKKHDLAPAHTEETQKDYSEIDINRRLHKNFSINEVFFIQMTVILFCMGLGTFLGKAFSEWSGLNIPLYVASMFIAVIIRNISEYTNLNLIDLKLTNQIGDISLSVFLSIALMSIKLTDVYHLALPLIVIVICQVIFVALFSIFVVFRCLGKDYDAAVMIGGFIGHGLGATPNAMANLDAITKNFGNSPRAYLVVPIVGAFLVDLLGVPIITTFINIFKP from the coding sequence GTGATAGAGCTGAACAGTATTACAACGTTGTTTGTTGCGTGTCTATTGCTTATTATTGGTCAAGCAATCGTCAATAAAGTTGCACTTTTTAATCGATTAAGCATCCCTTCACCCGTAATCGGTGGACTGATTTTTGCGATTATATCTGCGATTCTTTCTTCAACAGGTGTGCTTCATATTAAATTAGACGGTGACTTTTTCAGAGACTTTTTTATGCTTGCCTTTTTTACAACAATTGGTTTAGGCGCTTCATTCAAGTTATTAAAACTGGGTGGAAAAGTATTAATCGTCTATTGGATTTTATGTGGTGTGCTTGCGACATTCCAAAATATCATTGGGGTTTCAATGGCAAAAGTTTTACATATTGATCCTTTACTCGGGTTAACTGCCGGTGCCATGTCAATGGAAGGTGGACATGGGAATGCCACTGCATATGGTCAAACAATTCAAAGTTATGGTATTGACTCAGCTGTAACGGCAGCATTAGCGGCGGCAACACTGGGTCTTGTTGCTGGTGGCTTAATGGGTGGCCCCGTTGTGCGTTACCTTATAAAAAAACACGATTTAGCACCTGCACATACAGAAGAAACACAAAAAGATTATTCAGAAATCGACATTAATCGTCGCTTACATAAAAACTTTTCTATTAACGAAGTCTTTTTCATTCAAATGACGGTCATCCTATTTTGTATGGGATTAGGGACATTTTTAGGCAAAGCATTTAGTGAATGGTCAGGCTTGAATATTCCATTATATGTTGCGTCTATGTTTATCGCTGTCATCATCCGTAACATTTCAGAGTATACGAACTTAAATTTAATTGATTTAAAACTGACAAATCAAATTGGCGATATTTCATTGAGTGTGTTTTTATCCATCGCGTTAATGAGCATCAAACTCACGGATGTGTATCATCTTGCACTACCGCTTATTGTTATTGTCATTTGTCAGGTTATTTTCGTAGCGCTCTTTTCTATCTTTGTTGTCTTCCGTTGTCTCGGTAAAGACTATGATGCTGCCGTCATGATTGGTGGTTTTATCGGACACGGCTTAGGTGCAACACCTAATGCGATGGCCAATTTAGATGCGATTACGAAAAATTTTGGGAATTCTCCACGTGCCTATCTTGTTGTACCTATCGTGGGTGCATTCCTCGTAGATTTACTCGGTGTACCAATTATCACAACTTTTATTAATATTTTTAAACCTTAA
- a CDS encoding transposase — translation MQKDYNMSQLTLLIETSILIPDNDLSQHVNDIVESIPDIKFEGFKHHRGATAYHPKMMLKIILYAYTQSVFSGRKIERLLHDSLRMMWLSQRQTPSYKTINRSACPLRNQCMKSNSKANKKIMRNYNWEYFKAQINQKLSKPETQKIYNQRKIDVEPVFRFMKAILGFNRMSVRGINKVKREFGFVLMALNLRKLVASSAAKLMVKGKKSEIFRFLRKPRISSITETILSQTLPTISQVFMFKISITKLARSI, via the coding sequence ATGCAAAAAGATTATAATATGTCTCAATTAACTCTACTAATAGAAACATCTATTTTAATTCCTGATAATGATTTATCCCAACATGTCAATGATATCGTTGAATCAATACCAGATATTAAATTCGAGGGATTCAAACACCATCGTGGTGCGACTGCTTACCATCCTAAAATGATGTTAAAAATCATTCTGTATGCCTACACACAATCTGTTTTCTCTGGACGTAAGATCGAAAGATTACTTCATGATAGTCTTCGCATGATGTGGCTTTCTCAACGTCAAACACCTTCCTATAAAACCATCAACCGTTCAGCTTGTCCACTTCGAAATCAGTGTATGAAATCTAATTCAAAAGCAAATAAAAAAATCATGAGAAATTATAATTGGGAGTACTTTAAAGCTCAAATTAATCAAAAGCTTTCTAAACCAGAAACACAAAAAATCTACAATCAAAGAAAAATTGATGTAGAACCCGTTTTTAGATTTATGAAAGCTATTTTGGGATTCAATCGAATGTCCGTGCGGGGGATAAATAAGGTCAAACGAGAGTTTGGCTTTGTCCTCATGGCATTAAATCTAAGGAAATTAGTCGCATCTAGTGCAGCTAAACTGATGGTAAAAGGAAAAAAATCCGAGATTTTTCGTTTTTTACGAAAACCTCGGATTTCATCGATTACTGAGACAATTTTGTCCCAGACTCTTCCTACGATTAGTCAAGTCTTTATGTTTAAAATAAGCATTACTAAATTAGCCCGTTCAATTTAA
- a CDS encoding ABC transporter permease: MHKFLATFQITYQKKLRSRSFITTTVIMILLIIGLANVDKIIKLFDGGEDRIAIVTQDKNLYQQVKKQYSIVNEDTKFEHVSEKQAKQKLKKEDIDQAFIINETKTHELNGTILSHDTPSDKDKSTLQSVLTQLQVQKVAQDLGLQGQDLQKLQAHSNVKSQIVQKEGQADQNLSSEEEGFSKAIVMAGTFLMFFITINYAQQIAMEVATEKTSRVSEMIITSVSPVHHILAKILAVLAVAFTQVLALFITVVACYFIFDLKHTFDSISVEFTPHIVRLIIFGLIFLILGIFSYVILAAILGNLTSRIEDMAQSLMPMTLLIMGAFYSGYFGALNPDNLFIKITSYVPFFSPFVTFSRLSLSNVSTIEGIIAVIIHIVLIIVLFIIAAKTYKNSVLSFEKGWVNVLKRAFQRQNQS; encoded by the coding sequence ATGCATAAATTTTTAGCGACTTTCCAAATCACATACCAAAAGAAGTTGAGATCTAGATCTTTTATCACGACGACGGTCATCATGATTTTACTCATCATCGGTTTAGCGAATGTGGATAAAATCATTAAACTGTTTGACGGTGGAGAAGACCGTATTGCAATCGTAACGCAGGATAAAAATTTGTATCAACAAGTCAAAAAGCAATATTCGATTGTTAATGAAGACACGAAGTTTGAACATGTATCAGAAAAACAAGCAAAGCAGAAATTAAAAAAGGAAGATATTGATCAAGCTTTCATTATTAATGAAACGAAGACACATGAACTCAATGGAACTATTTTAAGCCACGATACACCTTCAGATAAAGATAAATCGACATTACAATCTGTTTTGACTCAACTACAAGTGCAAAAGGTTGCACAAGATCTTGGACTTCAAGGACAAGATTTACAAAAGTTACAAGCACATAGTAATGTTAAAAGCCAAATTGTTCAAAAAGAAGGTCAAGCAGATCAAAATTTAAGTTCTGAAGAAGAAGGTTTTAGTAAAGCAATTGTAATGGCAGGAACATTTCTAATGTTTTTTATTACAATTAACTATGCACAACAAATAGCGATGGAAGTAGCGACAGAAAAAACATCGCGTGTTTCCGAAATGATTATTACGAGTGTCAGTCCTGTGCATCATATCTTAGCCAAGATTTTAGCTGTATTAGCTGTGGCATTCACTCAAGTTTTAGCACTCTTTATCACTGTCGTCGCTTGTTATTTTATATTTGATTTAAAACATACATTTGACTCGATATCTGTAGAATTTACACCTCATATCGTTCGCTTAATTATTTTCGGATTGATTTTCTTGATTCTTGGCATCTTTAGTTATGTTATCTTAGCTGCTATTTTAGGTAACTTAACGTCTAGAATAGAAGATATGGCACAATCATTAATGCCAATGACTTTATTAATAATGGGTGCATTTTACTCAGGTTATTTTGGTGCGCTTAATCCAGACAATTTATTTATCAAAATTACGAGTTATGTACCGTTCTTCTCACCGTTTGTGACATTCTCTCGCTTATCCTTATCCAATGTCTCAACGATAGAAGGTATTATTGCAGTAATCATTCACATTGTGCTGATTATTGTGTTATTTATTATTGCTGCAAAAACATATAAAAATTCGGTTTTATCGTTTGAAAAAGGATGGGTCAATGTTTTAAAACGCGCTTTTCAACGCCAAAACCAATCTTAA
- a CDS encoding AraC family transcriptional regulator produces the protein MQILWKMFKKDQFEAHVDECGIEVGTPQGGYQYTVSKPAVLHIVMAGTGRLIYQNQTYILKPGDLFLLQQGMEVHYESELNEPWTYYWVGFSGKIALDYLNRTTLKERIVVQNENTGAIEHIIYRMCHRSVHYSTEASDDIQHMRDLYELLYQLHLHFPKPFAVVQTEIYSNVREAIRYINDNYMKAITIADVAKHVNVSRSYLYKMFKKHIDQSPQNYLIHVRMYQASKLFKGTNLQIQEIAYRVGYKDPLLFSKTFKKQFGMSATAYRKSQQPSD, from the coding sequence ATGCAAATATTATGGAAAATGTTTAAAAAAGACCAATTCGAGGCACACGTTGATGAGTGTGGCATCGAAGTTGGAACGCCTCAAGGGGGTTACCAATATACTGTGTCAAAACCGGCTGTATTACATATCGTCATGGCAGGGACTGGCAGACTCATTTATCAAAATCAAACTTATATTTTAAAACCGGGTGATTTATTTCTGCTTCAACAAGGTATGGAAGTTCATTATGAATCAGAACTAAATGAGCCGTGGACTTATTATTGGGTCGGCTTTAGTGGCAAAATTGCACTAGACTATTTGAATCGAACCACTTTAAAAGAGCGTATTGTAGTCCAAAATGAAAACACGGGTGCGATTGAACATATCATTTATCGCATGTGTCATCGCTCGGTTCACTATTCGACTGAAGCATCAGATGATATCCAGCATATGCGTGACTTGTATGAACTGCTCTATCAGTTACATTTGCATTTCCCAAAACCGTTTGCTGTTGTTCAGACTGAGATTTATTCAAATGTGCGTGAAGCGATCCGCTATATCAATGACAATTATATGAAGGCCATTACGATTGCCGATGTCGCAAAGCACGTCAATGTGAGCCGAAGCTACTTGTATAAAATGTTCAAAAAACATATCGATCAATCCCCACAAAATTACTTAATCCATGTTCGGATGTATCAAGCTTCAAAACTTTTTAAAGGAACCAACTTGCAAATCCAAGAAATCGCATATCGTGTTGGTTATAAAGACCCTCTCCTTTTTTCTAAAACTTTCAAAAAACAGTTTGGCATGAGTGCAACAGCATATAGAAAATCACAACAACCTTCTGATTAA
- a CDS encoding Na+/H+ antiporter NhaC family protein: MSQELRSQKQYGALALLPLIIFLVLYIGVGLYFTAIGAKDPFSRLPRHVAIFIAIVIAWVCYDRKTPVAKKIKIFTENAGSSGIAELGLILLLAGGFASAASAMGGQEAMVNMGLSVIPPSLLIPGIFVMSAFVATSLGTSTGTQAAFIPIGVAVAQSADLNVAAAAAAVIAGAYFGDNLSIISDTTIAATTGVGAKVKDKFKANFLIALPAAVITFIIYAIVGGTGHIDKDLSYNFIDLLPYLFVLVAAIAGMNVMLVLISGILLTGVIGVARGNIGVFEWTTKIGEGMEGTFMIFLIAFLISGLVALIRYYGGIDWIIETMKKRANGPKSAEYAMSFLSGFLSAALVHNVVAIIISAPIAKEIGQMYKIAPKRMASLLDIFAASALMVLPHDSGMLMAEQFGHVTYLEVLKYSFYPIILVICTIISIHIGMFRRKETA, from the coding sequence ATGTCACAAGAATTAAGAAGTCAAAAACAGTATGGTGCACTCGCATTATTACCCCTTATCATTTTTCTCGTCTTATATATTGGGGTAGGTTTATATTTTACTGCGATAGGTGCTAAAGACCCATTCAGTCGATTGCCACGGCATGTTGCGATATTTATAGCCATAGTTATTGCTTGGGTTTGTTATGATCGGAAAACACCAGTTGCGAAAAAGATTAAGATCTTTACTGAAAACGCGGGTTCTTCAGGTATTGCTGAACTTGGATTAATTTTATTGTTAGCAGGAGGATTCGCGAGCGCTGCTTCTGCGATGGGCGGACAAGAAGCAATGGTAAATATGGGGCTTTCAGTCATACCACCAAGTTTACTCATACCTGGTATCTTTGTGATGAGTGCTTTTGTAGCCACATCATTAGGGACATCAACGGGAACGCAAGCGGCGTTTATCCCGATTGGTGTTGCTGTAGCACAGTCTGCTGACTTAAATGTTGCAGCCGCTGCAGCTGCTGTCATTGCAGGGGCTTATTTCGGGGATAACTTGTCTATTATTTCAGATACAACAATCGCTGCAACAACAGGTGTCGGTGCTAAAGTGAAAGACAAGTTTAAAGCGAATTTTTTAATCGCACTTCCAGCTGCGGTGATTACATTTATTATTTATGCCATTGTGGGTGGTACGGGACATATTGATAAAGATTTAAGTTATAACTTTATTGATTTACTTCCTTATTTATTTGTGTTGGTTGCTGCTATTGCAGGAATGAACGTCATGCTCGTCCTTATTTCGGGGATTTTACTCACAGGCGTGATTGGTGTAGCAAGAGGAAATATTGGCGTTTTTGAATGGACTACTAAAATAGGTGAAGGTATGGAAGGTACCTTTATGATTTTCCTTATCGCGTTTTTAATTTCCGGACTTGTTGCGTTGATTCGATATTACGGGGGTATCGATTGGATTATTGAAACGATGAAAAAACGTGCGAATGGACCGAAAAGCGCTGAATATGCGATGAGCTTTCTATCAGGCTTTTTATCCGCTGCATTAGTGCATAATGTGGTCGCAATTATTATATCAGCACCGATTGCTAAAGAAATTGGACAAATGTATAAAATTGCGCCCAAACGAATGGCAAGCTTATTAGATATCTTTGCAGCGAGTGCATTGATGGTACTACCGCACGATAGTGGTATGTTAATGGCCGAACAATTTGGTCATGTCACATATTTAGAAGTATTGAAATATTCGTTTTATCCAATTATTTTAGTTATTTGTACCATTATTTCGATTCATATCGGTATGTTTCGTAGGAAAGAAACAGCATAA